From Streptomyces sp. NBC_00775, one genomic window encodes:
- a CDS encoding SpoIIE family protein phosphatase has translation MVDRGASALSLPDDWPAHPDPILALNRMGSFDWDLDTGLFHMDAQAHEIFDMRPDEYDGQPESLGIRVPPTEGRRLDAVVSQAIKDGSENYGAYFRVRRRDGSLRWTHTQGYIRRDETGRPRRIIGIVRDATEELGESAARRDQAAQDEARRQQTNVVQITTAALAHARTVQDVIDVLEDTHGLTHLGAKSLVMGLVEAGRIRMVAAGPSDSYVPGTRVTRIDAQYPMNEVVRNLAPHFIESPEEFAESYPLLWPNITDLKITSAAYLPLIVQARPIGAIGLLYNDRRGFSADERNVLVALGSSIAQSLQRAMFYEQEKDLAQGLQQAMLPRSIPSVPDADIAVRYRSASLGRDIGGDWYDVIPLPGGRVGAVIGDVQGHDTHAAAVMGQLRIVLRAYAAEGHTPATVMARASVFLHELDTDRFATCLYAEADLSTGVVQLVRAGHIDPLIRGTDGSCHRLAVDGGLPLGLSAEFGRLEYPVDTVELDPGQSLLLFTDGLVEQPGIDLDDGMHTLMELIRSGPDDVADLAERLIDMAEERGGDDDVALLVLRRRGATTQQSGGRLQQRVAPGDPEALTEARHMIRAAVRAWGARERSDEIELVADELITNALMHTEGSAIVTLRVLAGPDRRLRAEIEDSSSALPRRREAGESGVSGRGLLLVDRLADVWGVEARGGGKCVWCEFIVPERN, from the coding sequence ATGGTTGATCGGGGTGCGAGCGCCCTGTCACTCCCGGACGACTGGCCCGCCCACCCGGATCCGATCCTGGCGCTCAACCGCATGGGCAGCTTCGACTGGGACCTGGACACCGGTCTGTTCCACATGGACGCCCAGGCCCACGAGATCTTCGATATGCGCCCCGACGAATACGACGGCCAGCCGGAGAGCCTGGGGATCCGCGTGCCCCCGACGGAGGGCCGCAGACTCGACGCCGTGGTGTCGCAGGCCATCAAGGACGGCAGCGAGAACTACGGCGCCTACTTCCGCGTCCGCCGCCGCGACGGCTCCCTGCGCTGGACCCACACCCAGGGCTACATCCGCCGCGACGAGACCGGCCGCCCGCGCCGGATCATCGGCATCGTCCGCGACGCCACCGAGGAGCTGGGCGAGAGCGCGGCGCGCCGTGATCAGGCCGCCCAGGACGAGGCCCGGCGCCAGCAGACCAACGTCGTCCAGATCACCACGGCGGCCCTCGCGCACGCCCGCACCGTTCAGGACGTCATCGACGTCCTGGAGGACACCCACGGCCTCACCCACCTCGGGGCGAAGAGCCTGGTCATGGGCCTGGTGGAGGCCGGCCGCATCCGTATGGTCGCCGCGGGCCCCTCGGACAGCTACGTGCCCGGCACCCGGGTCACGCGCATCGACGCGCAGTACCCGATGAACGAGGTCGTACGGAACCTCGCGCCGCACTTCATCGAGTCGCCGGAGGAGTTCGCCGAGTCGTATCCCCTGCTGTGGCCGAACATCACCGATCTGAAGATCACCTCGGCCGCGTATCTGCCGCTCATCGTGCAGGCCAGACCCATCGGCGCGATCGGCCTGCTCTACAACGACCGGCGCGGCTTCTCGGCGGACGAGCGCAACGTCCTCGTCGCGCTCGGCAGCAGCATCGCGCAGAGCCTGCAGCGGGCCATGTTCTACGAGCAGGAGAAGGACCTCGCCCAAGGCCTCCAGCAGGCCATGCTGCCGCGCTCCATCCCCAGCGTGCCCGACGCCGACATAGCCGTCCGCTATCGCTCCGCCTCCCTCGGCCGGGACATCGGCGGCGACTGGTACGACGTGATCCCGCTGCCCGGCGGCCGCGTCGGCGCCGTCATCGGCGACGTCCAGGGCCACGACACACACGCCGCCGCCGTCATGGGCCAGCTGCGCATCGTGCTGCGCGCCTACGCCGCCGAGGGCCACACCCCCGCGACCGTGATGGCCCGCGCCTCGGTCTTCCTGCACGAACTCGACACCGACCGCTTCGCGACCTGTCTGTACGCGGAGGCCGACCTGTCCACCGGAGTCGTCCAGCTCGTCCGGGCCGGCCATATCGACCCGCTGATCCGGGGGACCGACGGAAGCTGCCATCGGCTCGCCGTCGACGGGGGCCTGCCGCTCGGCCTGTCCGCCGAGTTCGGCCGCCTCGAATACCCGGTCGACACCGTCGAACTCGACCCGGGCCAGAGCCTGCTGCTGTTCACCGACGGCCTCGTCGAGCAGCCCGGCATCGACCTCGACGACGGCATGCACACCCTCATGGAGCTCATCCGCTCGGGCCCGGACGACGTCGCCGACCTCGCCGAGCGGCTCATCGACATGGCCGAGGAGCGCGGCGGCGACGACGACGTGGCGCTGCTGGTCCTGCGCCGCCGCGGCGCCACCACCCAGCAGTCCGGCGGCCGGCTCCAGCAGCGTGTGGCGCCCGGCGACCCCGAGGCGCTCACCGAGGCCCGCCACATGATCCGCGCCGCCGTCCGTGCCTGGGGTGCCCGCGAGCGCTCCGACGAGATCGAGCTGGTCGCCGACGAACTGATCACCAACGCCCTGATGCACACCGAGGGCTCCGCCATCGTCACCCTGCGCGTCCTCGCCGGCCCCGACCGCAGGCTGCGCGCCGAGATCGAGGACTCCTCCAGCGCCCTGCCGCGCCGCCGCGAGGCCGGCGAGTCCGGCGTCTCGGGCCGCGGCCTCCTGCTCGTCGACCGGCTGGCCGACGTCTGGGGCGTCGAGGCCCGCGGCGGCGGCAAGTGCGTGTGGTGCGAGTTCATCGTCCCGGAACGGAACTGA
- a CDS encoding DUF6777 domain-containing protein, translating to MHIPTRTLVTACALSAALLVAGCGSDNQKDKVASGGSGSEVFLQPVADQGPHPFTDSSATPPPVTRMPQPASTGAASGGQGERSLSGSTPGLYGGTQNAGSCDVEKQIGFLAADRSKARAFAQASGISQASVPDFLRGLTSVLLRADTRVTNHGFSKGEATSYQSVLQAGTAVLVDNRGVPRVRCACGNPLNPPSALEGNPGTQGRAWDGYRPAQVVVVTPAPTVITNITIINIVDNTWIERRIGDDGHHDHVVPPADDWTQTQAPRPDHSAGTAPHDESPRPDASASDCVTPTETVTDMPGATESAPGETLDSDSALSDTAKLQSPADESMDPADEPMDPADEPTDPADRAAEPPECPTATVTAPPTADPGSTPPPSDRTPSNGTPSDRSTAPETGTTSPDRSASDEPSSPPAPSSEPDTSSPSGEDIGPDTVPDSPDVPDGGGLIPDDPSTSDSIFDAPTDVFDS from the coding sequence GTGCACATACCCACCAGAACCCTCGTCACGGCCTGCGCACTCTCGGCGGCGCTCCTCGTCGCCGGGTGCGGCAGCGACAACCAGAAGGACAAGGTGGCATCCGGCGGATCCGGCAGCGAGGTCTTCCTCCAGCCCGTCGCGGACCAGGGCCCCCACCCCTTCACCGACTCCTCCGCGACCCCGCCACCCGTCACCCGAATGCCGCAACCGGCGTCCACCGGCGCCGCCTCCGGCGGCCAGGGCGAGCGCTCCCTCTCGGGCTCCACGCCGGGCCTCTACGGCGGCACCCAGAACGCCGGCAGCTGCGACGTCGAGAAGCAGATCGGGTTCCTCGCCGCGGACCGGAGCAAGGCGCGTGCCTTCGCGCAGGCCTCGGGGATCTCCCAGGCCTCCGTACCGGACTTCCTGCGCGGACTGACCTCGGTGCTGCTGCGCGCCGACACGCGGGTCACGAACCACGGGTTCAGCAAGGGGGAGGCGACCAGCTACCAGTCCGTGCTCCAGGCGGGCACCGCCGTCCTCGTCGACAACCGGGGCGTGCCCCGCGTCCGCTGCGCCTGCGGCAACCCGCTGAACCCGCCCTCCGCGCTGGAGGGGAACCCGGGCACCCAGGGGCGGGCCTGGGACGGATACCGGCCGGCCCAGGTCGTCGTGGTGACCCCGGCGCCCACCGTGATCACCAACATCACGATCATCAACATCGTCGACAACACCTGGATCGAGCGCAGGATCGGCGACGACGGCCACCACGACCACGTCGTTCCGCCGGCCGACGACTGGACGCAGACGCAAGCCCCGAGGCCGGACCACTCGGCCGGCACCGCCCCGCACGACGAGAGCCCCCGGCCCGACGCATCGGCGTCCGACTGCGTCACGCCCACCGAGACGGTGACCGACATGCCGGGAGCGACCGAGAGCGCCCCGGGCGAGACCCTCGACTCCGACTCCGCGCTCTCCGACACGGCGAAGCTCCAGTCCCCGGCGGACGAATCGATGGACCCGGCGGACGAGCCGATGGACCCGGCGGACGAGCCGACGGACCCGGCGGACCGGGCGGCAGAGCCCCCGGAGTGCCCGACGGCCACCGTCACGGCCCCGCCGACCGCGGACCCCGGGTCCACGCCGCCCCCTTCGGACCGGACGCCGTCGAACGGGACCCCCTCGGACCGGAGCACCGCTCCGGAGACCGGCACGACCTCCCCCGACCGGTCCGCGTCCGACGAGCCCTCCTCGCCGCCGGCCCCGTCGAGTGAGCCGGACACATCCAGCCCCTCGGGCGAGGACATCGGCCCCGACACCGTTCCGGACAGCCCCGACGTACCCGACGGCGGCGGTCTGATCCCCGACGACCCGTCCACGTCGGACAGCATCTTCGACGCCCCGACCGACGTCTTCGACAGCTGA
- a CDS encoding lipase maturation factor family protein — translation MQWFVAPEYWLSRLVFQRALAVVYLVAFLGAAVQFRALIGERGMLPVPRFVERVAFRHAPSVFHWHYSDRFYAAWAWTGCAVSVALIAGLDSQLPLWGGMLLWLVPWALYLSIVNVGQTWYSFGWESLLLEVGFLAVFLGNDEVAPPVVVLFLLRWVLFRVEFGAGLIKMRGDACWRKLTCLYYHHETQPMPGPLSWFFHHLPKPFHRAEVAANHVTQLVVPILLFTPQPIATAAASLMILTQLWLVLSGNFSWLNWITIVLALSAVEFPTTAPHVAGTPLWFEIVVLAVATGLVALSYRPVRNLFSRRQVMNRSFDPLHLVNTYGAFGSISRVRYEVIVEGTADGIPLEDAEWREYEFKGKPGDPRHWPRQFAPYHLRLDWLMWFAALSPAYAGEWFAGLVERLLENDRDTLRLLRRSPFPADAPPRYVRARLFRYRYTTWRELRETGACWHRTYVRDFLPPTRLETEAERRVRY, via the coding sequence GTGCAGTGGTTCGTCGCCCCCGAGTACTGGCTGAGCCGGCTGGTCTTCCAGCGGGCGCTGGCCGTCGTGTACCTCGTCGCGTTCCTGGGCGCGGCGGTGCAGTTCCGCGCGCTGATCGGGGAGCGCGGGATGCTGCCGGTCCCCCGTTTCGTGGAGCGCGTGGCGTTCCGTCACGCGCCGAGCGTGTTCCACTGGCACTACTCGGACCGCTTCTACGCGGCCTGGGCCTGGACGGGCTGCGCGGTGTCGGTGGCGTTGATCGCAGGCCTGGACTCGCAACTGCCGCTCTGGGGCGGAATGTTGCTGTGGCTCGTTCCCTGGGCGCTGTATCTGTCGATCGTCAACGTCGGCCAGACGTGGTACTCGTTCGGGTGGGAGTCGCTGCTGCTGGAGGTGGGTTTCCTCGCGGTCTTCCTCGGCAACGACGAGGTGGCCCCACCGGTCGTCGTCCTCTTCCTGCTGCGCTGGGTGCTGTTCCGGGTGGAGTTCGGCGCCGGGCTGATCAAGATGCGGGGCGACGCGTGCTGGCGGAAGCTGACCTGCCTGTACTACCACCATGAGACACAGCCGATGCCGGGCCCGCTGAGCTGGTTCTTCCACCATCTCCCCAAGCCGTTCCACCGGGCCGAGGTGGCCGCCAACCACGTCACCCAACTCGTCGTCCCCATCCTGCTGTTCACCCCGCAGCCGATCGCGACGGCCGCCGCCTCGCTGATGATCCTCACCCAGTTGTGGCTGGTCCTGTCCGGCAACTTCTCCTGGCTGAACTGGATCACCATCGTGCTGGCCCTGTCGGCGGTCGAGTTCCCCACCACCGCCCCGCACGTGGCCGGGACACCCCTCTGGTTCGAGATCGTGGTCCTCGCGGTGGCCACGGGCCTGGTGGCCCTCAGTTACCGCCCGGTGCGCAATCTGTTCTCCCGGCGCCAGGTCATGAACCGCTCCTTCGACCCGCTCCACCTGGTCAACACCTACGGGGCGTTCGGCAGTATCAGCCGGGTGCGGTACGAGGTGATCGTCGAGGGCACGGCGGACGGCATCCCGCTGGAGGATGCGGAGTGGCGGGAGTACGAGTTCAAGGGCAAGCCGGGTGATCCACGGCATTGGCCGCGCCAGTTCGCTCCGTACCATTTGCGGCTCGACTGGCTGATGTGGTTCGCGGCGCTCTCCCCCGCCTACGCCGGTGAGTGGTTCGCGGGTCTCGTGGAGCGACTCCTGGAGAACGACCGCGACACACTGCGGCTGCTGCGCCGCTCCCCGTTCCCGGCCGACGCCCCGCCCCGCTATGTCCGTGCCCGGCTCTTCCGCTACCGGTACACGACCTGGCGCGAACTGCGGGAGACGGGCGCGTGCTGGCACCGGACGTACGTACGCGACTTCCTGCCGCCGACACGGTTGGAGACGGAGGCCGAGCGCCGTGTCCGGTACTAG
- a CDS encoding amidohydrolase family protein, with protein sequence MNVDAHHHVWDLSVRDQDWITGPELLPLRRNFTLADLEPQARAAGFGRTVLVQTVTVAEETPEFLALAEESELVAGVVGWTDLTRPDAADELARLREMTGGRYLKGIRHQVQGELDPEWLLRPDVRRGLAAVAGAGLVYDLVVLPHQLSACVKAAEALPELTFVLDHLGKPPIASGELEPWASDVRALAALPNTVGKLSGLVTEANWRSWPQGTYPLAELRPYADTVLDAFGSNRLMYGSDWPVCTLAATYSGVGDIAAGLIVELSDDERAEIFGGTATRVYDI encoded by the coding sequence GTGAACGTGGACGCGCACCACCATGTGTGGGACCTCTCCGTCCGCGACCAGGACTGGATCACCGGGCCCGAACTCCTGCCGCTGCGACGGAACTTCACCCTCGCGGATCTCGAACCGCAGGCGCGGGCCGCCGGGTTCGGCCGCACGGTCCTGGTGCAGACGGTCACCGTGGCCGAGGAGACCCCGGAGTTCCTCGCCCTCGCGGAGGAGAGCGAACTGGTGGCGGGGGTCGTGGGGTGGACCGACCTGACCCGCCCGGACGCCGCCGACGAGCTGGCCCGGCTGCGGGAGATGACGGGCGGCCGGTACCTCAAGGGCATCCGCCATCAGGTGCAGGGCGAGCTCGACCCCGAGTGGCTGCTGCGTCCGGACGTCCGGCGCGGACTCGCGGCGGTCGCCGGGGCCGGCCTGGTCTACGACCTGGTCGTGCTGCCCCACCAGCTGTCCGCCTGCGTCAAGGCGGCCGAGGCTCTGCCGGAACTCACGTTCGTTCTGGACCACTTGGGCAAACCGCCGATCGCGTCGGGCGAACTCGAACCGTGGGCATCGGACGTCCGGGCGCTGGCCGCGCTCCCCAACACGGTGGGCAAGCTCTCGGGCCTGGTGACGGAGGCGAACTGGAGGTCCTGGCCGCAGGGGACGTATCCACTGGCCGAGCTGCGCCCCTACGCGGACACCGTGCTGGACGCCTTCGGTTCGAACCGCCTGATGTACGGCTCCGACTGGCCGGTGTGCACACTGGCGGCCACATACTCCGGAGTCGGTGACATCGCGGCCGGGCTGATCGTCGAGCTGAGCGACGACGAGCGCGCCGAGATCTTCGGGGGCACCGCCACCCGCGTGTACGACATCTGA
- a CDS encoding L-rhamnose mutarotase has protein sequence MRVALHTTVRADRVAEYETAHREVPEELTAAIKAAGATSWTIWRSGTDLFHVLECEDYARMLAALEKLPVNIAWQARMAELLDVVHDYSGEGAGAGLPVVWELP, from the coding sequence ATGAGAGTCGCGCTGCACACCACGGTCCGCGCGGACCGCGTCGCCGAGTACGAGACCGCTCACCGCGAGGTCCCCGAAGAGCTCACCGCGGCCATCAAGGCCGCCGGAGCCACCTCCTGGACGATCTGGCGCAGCGGAACCGATCTGTTCCACGTCCTGGAGTGCGAGGACTACGCGCGGATGCTCGCCGCACTGGAGAAGCTGCCGGTCAACATCGCCTGGCAGGCCCGCATGGCCGAACTCCTCGACGTCGTCCACGACTACTCCGGCGAGGGTGCCGGCGCCGGGCTGCCCGTCGTGTGGGAGCTGCCGTGA
- a CDS encoding aldo/keto reductase: MSTLGRSGVEVSELSFGAAGIGNLFTAVSDEQAYEAVDAAWAAGIRYFDTAPHYGIGLSERRLGAALRERPRAEYTVSTKVGRLLEPTDAGGDDLADGFAVPATHRRVWDFSADGVRRGLDASLERLGLDHVDVVYLHDPDDHAEQAFREGYPALEKLRSEGVIGAIGAGMNQTEMLTRFVRDTDVDVVLCAGRYTLLDHRALTGLLPAAQQRGTSVVIGGAFNSGLLADPRPGATYNYTAASGELLERALRLKAIAERHGSTLRAAALAFPAAHPAVASVLVGARSPHEVRDCAEQFAAPVPLEFWEELRAEGLLPAAAPVPAQEPS, encoded by the coding sequence GTGAGCACGCTCGGGAGAAGCGGCGTCGAGGTCAGCGAGCTGTCCTTCGGCGCCGCGGGCATCGGCAACCTGTTCACCGCGGTGAGCGACGAGCAGGCGTACGAGGCGGTCGACGCGGCCTGGGCGGCAGGCATCCGCTACTTCGATACCGCGCCGCACTACGGCATCGGCCTCTCCGAACGGCGCCTCGGCGCGGCCCTGCGCGAGCGGCCCCGCGCCGAGTACACCGTCTCCACGAAGGTGGGCCGCCTCCTGGAGCCCACGGACGCGGGCGGCGACGACCTCGCCGACGGCTTCGCCGTGCCCGCCACACACCGCCGCGTCTGGGACTTCAGCGCCGACGGCGTACGACGCGGCCTGGACGCCAGCCTCGAACGGCTCGGCCTCGACCACGTGGACGTCGTCTACCTGCACGACCCGGACGACCACGCCGAGCAGGCCTTCCGGGAGGGTTACCCCGCCCTGGAGAAGCTGCGCTCGGAGGGCGTGATCGGGGCGATCGGCGCGGGCATGAACCAGACCGAGATGCTCACCCGCTTCGTCCGCGACACGGACGTCGACGTGGTGCTGTGCGCGGGGCGGTACACCCTGCTCGACCACCGCGCGCTCACCGGCCTGCTGCCCGCCGCCCAGCAGCGCGGCACGTCCGTCGTCATCGGCGGCGCCTTCAACTCCGGGCTGCTGGCGGACCCGAGACCTGGAGCGACGTACAACTACACGGCGGCCTCCGGTGAGTTGCTGGAGCGCGCTCTGCGCCTCAAAGCCATCGCCGAGCGGCACGGCAGCACCCTGCGTGCCGCCGCGCTGGCCTTCCCCGCCGCACATCCGGCCGTGGCGAGCGTCCTGGTGGGTGCGCGTTCCCCGCACGAAGTCCGCGACTGTGCCGAGCAGTTCGCGGCGCCGGTACCCCTGGAGTTCTGGGAGGAACTGCGTGCGGAAGGCCTGCTGCCCGCCGCCGCTCCCGTACCCGCACAGGAGCCGTCATGA
- a CDS encoding SDR family NAD(P)-dependent oxidoreductase, whose protein sequence is MTDPQDFAGLRALVTGGASGLGRATADLLAARGAQVAVLDLDPSSVEKPLLGYRADVTDDASVREAVAAAVADLGGLDVLINNAGIGAQGTVEDNDDEQWHRVLDVNVLGMVRTTRAALPHLRESEHAAIVNTCSIAATAGLPQRALYSASKGAVLSLTLAMAADHLREGVRVNCVNPGTADTPWIARLLDAADDPVAERAALEARQPSGRLVSAAEVAGAVAYLASPLSGATTGTALAVDGGMQGLRLRPVGQ, encoded by the coding sequence ATGACGGACCCTCAGGACTTCGCCGGCCTCCGGGCGCTGGTGACCGGCGGCGCCTCCGGCCTCGGCCGGGCCACCGCCGACCTGCTCGCCGCGCGCGGCGCCCAGGTCGCCGTTCTCGACCTCGACCCGTCGTCCGTCGAGAAGCCACTGCTCGGCTATCGCGCCGACGTCACCGACGACGCGTCCGTACGGGAGGCCGTGGCCGCGGCGGTCGCCGACCTCGGCGGACTCGACGTACTGATCAACAACGCGGGCATCGGCGCCCAGGGAACCGTCGAGGACAACGACGACGAGCAGTGGCACCGGGTCCTGGACGTCAACGTCCTCGGCATGGTCCGTACGACCCGGGCCGCCCTGCCCCATCTGCGGGAATCCGAGCACGCGGCCATCGTGAACACCTGCTCCATCGCCGCCACCGCGGGCCTGCCCCAGCGCGCCCTGTACTCCGCCTCCAAGGGCGCCGTCCTCTCCCTCACCCTCGCCATGGCCGCCGACCACCTCCGCGAGGGCGTCCGCGTCAACTGCGTGAACCCCGGAACGGCGGACACCCCGTGGATCGCCCGTCTGCTCGACGCCGCCGACGACCCGGTCGCCGAACGGGCCGCGCTGGAGGCCCGTCAGCCCTCCGGCCGGCTGGTCTCGGCAGCCGAAGTCGCGGGCGCGGTCGCCTACTTGGCGAGCCCGCTGTCCGGCGCCACCACCGGCACGGCACTCGCCGTCGACGGCGGAATGCAGGGACTGCGACTGCGCCCGGTGGGCCAGTGA
- a CDS encoding L-fuconate dehydratase, translated as MSPTPARITAVDTYDIRFPTSRELDGSDAMNPDPDYSAAYVVLRSDAADGAEGHGFTFTIGRGNDVQVAAIDALRGHVVGRSVDELCADPGSLGRDLIGDSQLRWLGPEKGVMHMAIGAVVNAVWDLAAKRANKPLWRLLADAEPEWLVRQVDFRYITDALTPEEALELLRHGREGAEERRARLVERGFPAYTTSPGWLGYSDEKLTRLAAEAVTEGFTQIKLKVGADLADDVRRCRVARSVVGPDIRIAIDANQRWNVDEAITWTKALAEFQPYWIEEPTSPDDVLGHAAIRKAVAPVKVATGEHVQNRIIFKQLLQAGAIDVLQIDAARVGGVNENLAILLLAAKFGVPVCPHAGGVGLCELVQHLSMFDFVALSGTTEDRVIEYVDHLHDHFLDPVVIREGHYTAPAAPGFSATMRPGSIEEFTYPGGTFWAADLAQQKLNDKKGAAV; from the coding sequence GTGTCCCCGACCCCCGCCCGCATCACCGCGGTCGACACCTACGACATCCGTTTCCCCACCTCGCGCGAGCTCGACGGCTCCGACGCGATGAACCCGGACCCCGACTACTCGGCGGCGTACGTCGTGCTGCGCAGCGACGCGGCCGACGGCGCCGAGGGGCACGGCTTCACCTTCACCATCGGGCGGGGCAATGATGTCCAGGTCGCCGCGATCGACGCGCTGCGCGGGCATGTGGTCGGACGGTCCGTCGACGAGCTGTGCGCCGACCCGGGCTCCCTGGGCCGGGACCTGATCGGCGACAGTCAGCTGCGCTGGCTCGGACCCGAGAAGGGCGTGATGCACATGGCGATCGGCGCCGTCGTCAACGCCGTATGGGATCTGGCCGCCAAGCGCGCGAACAAGCCGCTGTGGCGGCTGCTCGCCGACGCCGAGCCCGAATGGCTGGTACGCCAGGTCGACTTCCGCTACATCACGGACGCGCTCACGCCGGAGGAGGCGCTGGAGCTGCTGCGGCACGGGCGGGAAGGCGCCGAGGAGCGCAGGGCCCGGCTCGTCGAGCGGGGTTTCCCCGCCTACACCACCTCGCCCGGCTGGCTCGGCTACAGCGACGAGAAGCTGACCCGACTGGCCGCCGAGGCCGTCACCGAGGGGTTCACCCAGATCAAGCTGAAGGTGGGCGCGGATCTCGCGGACGACGTGCGCCGCTGCCGGGTCGCCCGCTCGGTGGTCGGCCCGGACATCCGCATCGCGATCGACGCCAACCAGCGCTGGAACGTCGACGAGGCGATCACCTGGACCAAGGCGCTCGCCGAGTTCCAGCCGTACTGGATCGAGGAGCCGACCAGCCCCGACGACGTCCTCGGCCATGCCGCCATCCGCAAGGCCGTCGCCCCCGTCAAGGTCGCCACCGGCGAGCATGTCCAGAACCGCATCATCTTCAAGCAGCTCCTCCAGGCAGGCGCCATCGACGTCCTGCAGATCGACGCCGCCCGCGTCGGCGGCGTCAACGAGAACCTCGCCATCCTGCTGCTCGCGGCCAAGTTCGGGGTGCCCGTCTGCCCGCACGCCGGCGGTGTCGGCCTGTGCGAACTCGTCCAGCACCTGTCGATGTTCGACTTCGTGGCACTCTCCGGCACCACCGAGGACCGGGTCATCGAATACGTCGACCATCTCCACGACCACTTCCTCGACCCGGTCGTGATCCGCGAGGGCCACTACACGGCACCCGCCGCGCCGGGCTTCTCGGCCACCATGCGGCCCGGGTCCATCGAGGAGTTCACCTACCCCGGCGGCACCTTCTGGGCCGCCGACCTGGCACAGCAGAAGCTCAACGACAAGAAGGGCGCAGCAGTATGA
- a CDS encoding ABC transporter permease, with product MADTKAPPLTPPRTPDPRTAKAVLLRRARELALVPALLVLMVLGAIVNDSFLTERNLISILGASAALAMVVLAESLVLITGKIDLSLESVVGIAPAIGALLVLPAAQSGWGTQWPAALALLAILVVGGLIGAFNGILVVKFKLNAFIVTLAMLIVLRGLLVGATKGKTLFGMPDAFFSLATSTFLRVPLSVWLAAVAFGVAGLILKYHRIGRALYAIGGNAEAARAAGIRVDRVLLGVSVVAGVLASVGGIMQTGYVGAISANQGNNMIFTVMAAAVIGGISLDGGKGTMFGALTGVLLLGVVQNLLTLAQVPSFWIQAIYGGIILVALMIARVTTGRAQD from the coding sequence ATGGCTGACACCAAGGCCCCGCCGCTCACCCCACCGCGGACTCCGGACCCCCGCACCGCCAAGGCCGTACTCCTCCGCCGCGCCCGCGAACTCGCCCTCGTACCAGCCCTGTTGGTGCTCATGGTGCTCGGCGCGATCGTCAACGACTCGTTCCTCACCGAACGGAACCTGATCTCCATCCTGGGCGCCTCGGCAGCGCTCGCGATGGTGGTCCTCGCCGAGTCGCTGGTACTGATCACCGGCAAGATCGATCTGTCGCTGGAGTCGGTGGTCGGCATCGCACCCGCCATCGGCGCCCTGCTGGTGCTGCCGGCCGCGCAGTCCGGCTGGGGCACCCAATGGCCGGCGGCGCTCGCCCTCCTCGCGATCCTCGTCGTGGGCGGACTCATCGGCGCCTTCAACGGCATCCTCGTCGTGAAGTTCAAGCTCAACGCCTTCATCGTCACCCTCGCGATGCTGATCGTCCTGCGCGGCCTGCTGGTCGGTGCCACCAAGGGCAAGACGCTGTTCGGCATGCCCGACGCGTTCTTCTCGCTGGCCACCTCCACCTTCCTGCGCGTCCCGCTGTCGGTGTGGCTGGCCGCGGTCGCCTTCGGTGTCGCCGGGCTGATCCTCAAGTACCACCGGATCGGCCGCGCCCTGTACGCGATCGGCGGCAACGCGGAAGCGGCCCGCGCGGCAGGCATCCGTGTCGACCGGGTGCTGCTCGGGGTGTCCGTCGTCGCGGGCGTCCTCGCCTCGGTCGGCGGCATCATGCAGACCGGCTACGTCGGTGCGATCAGCGCCAACCAGGGCAACAACATGATCTTCACGGTGATGGCGGCCGCGGTCATCGGCGGCATCAGCCTCGACGGCGGCAAGGGCACCATGTTCGGCGCTCTCACCGGCGTACTCCTCCTGGGCGTCGTCCAGAACCTGCTCACCCTCGCCCAGGTGCCGTCCTTCTGGATCCAGGCCATCTACGGCGGAATCATCCTGGTCGCCCTGATGATCGCCCGCGTGACGACAGGACGCGCCCAGGACTGA